CTGACCGCCTCCGCCGGAGCGAGATCCGCATTGGTGCCGCCTACCGGCACGATCCACGCCAGGTGTTGCAGCTGCTCGAGGAAACCGCCCTCAACGTTCCCAGGGTGTTGAAGGCTCCCGCCCCTAGAGCCTTGCAGGTGAAGTATGGAGACTCAGCCATCGAGTACTCCTTGCGTTACTGGATCGCCGATCCCATGAGCAACATCGGCATCGTGAGCGAGGTGAATCAAGCGATCTGGACGGCCTTCAAACGCGAAGGAATCGAAATTCCCTTCCCGCAGCAGGTGAACACGATTCGAGAACGGCCCTCGCTTATGAGCGGGAGAGACGCGCAAGAAAAGCCTGATAAGACCCGGCATTGATCCAGCCGGTGGCAATGGTTTTGCTGGCGGTGGTGTTCACCCGTCCCCGGTGAATATGAGACGGTCCAGCAGGGAAAATCACGAGCTTGCCCCGCTCGGCGACTTCGTGATGGTGCTGCCAATGAAACTCAGTGCCAGCGTCAGGCACGTTGTCGCAATAAAGGATCCAAGCAAGCACGCGATGCACCGGCTCGGTGGCCTCATCGCTGATCGTCCAGTCGCAATGCCACTGCCGGAAACCCTCCCCAGGGGCATAGCGCTGCAGGTTGAAGATCGGCATCACGAACAGCTCTTGATCCGGGCACACCGCACGAAATAAGGACCGCTCCTTGAGGTATTGCGCAAGGGCTGCCGTCACCCCGCGCACGATCACCTCGGAGAGGGCATAGGCATCGGGGTCGCTGCGATCAATCGCCACCAGGCTGATGTCGGTTGACACCTTGGCAGGCTCGTCGCCACCGCCTGGCCCAAAGGCCACGCCAGGCCGTTGCAAGTCTTTGCGGCGATCAAAGAACGCCATCACACCATCGGCGACGGCCTCATAGCCGGCATTGCGGTACGACGCGATCAAGGAGACCTGCTCAATCACGGCAGATCTCCCAGGGAATGGCCACCACCGCCTCCAGCTGCTGCCAGCGTCCCTGGTCCTGCACCACCCTGGGAGTCAAAGACACCCTCTCAAGGGCCCGCATGAGCCGATCAGGAGCCAAGATCGCGGGATTTCCTGGATCCTGGGACAGGAGCAACACCTGCTGCTCAGCCGGATCCGCAAGAACCTGCAGATCAAGATCAGCCAGCTCCCGTTCAAAAAACGTGCGCCGCAACCGCGATGTGATCCGTTCACCAAGGGCAGCGGCGAAATGCTCGAGGCTTTCGCTGTCACCGGAGAGGCCGCAGTTCAGGGCAAGCCAAATCATCAGCTTGGCCCAGCTGTCCACCGTCCAGAGCGGCTGAAAACTCTCGCGGTTGTGTCGAACCAGCTCACCCAGGGCGAAATCCACCAGAGTGCCCTGAAGCTGATCGGAATCCGGTAACCCCATCCTGATGTTCAGCTGAAGACATCTTCCTCCTCGGAGGTCAGACTGGTGCAGCGCGCTGAGCCTGACGATGACCCTGGATCTCAACGACCCCGAACTCGAATTCTCGGATCTGGTGTACGCCTATCAGAGCTGGGTGATGGCGGTGATCAACGACGAGAAACTCGACAGCGAGGACACCCTGCTCACCGATGAGATCACTGAAGACGCGCTGAATGCGATGCGCTTTCTTCCTGGTGAAGTGACCAGTGCCATCGAAACCTCTCTGGCAAGGGTCTACGACGTGGATGCCGACGAACTGGCAGGGCTGCTGTTCCCCGAGGACTGATCCGACCAGCGAGACTGCCGCTGTGCTGACACTCCCGCACCATGGGTTGGACCACCGAAGACATGCCTGATCAGCGAGGTCGGGTCGCCCTGGTGACCGGGGCGAACAGCGGCCTTGGGCTGGAAACCACTCGGGCACTGATCGGCCGTGGCTGCACCGTTCTGATGGCCTGCCGCAGCGCACGCAAGGGTGAAGCAGCCCGAGCCCAGCTGCTGGAAGCAGGTGCTGCTGGGCTGGATCTTCTGGAGCTGGATCTCTCGGATCTGAACAGCGTGTCGCGCTGCGCAAGAGATGTAGCGGACCGTTACGGACGGCTGGATCTTCTGATCAACAACGCCGGACTGATGGCGCCTCCACGCATGCTCAGCCGCCAAGGCTATGAACTGCAGTTCGGTGTGAATCATCTCGGTCACTTCGCCTTAACCCAGGCTCTGCTGCCCTTGATGAACGACCGCCCGCAGGCGCGGATTGTCACCGTGACCTCCGGCGCCCAGTATTTCGGAGTGATGGCCTGGGAGGACCTTCAGGGAGAGCAGCGCTACGACCGCTGGAAGGCCTATTCCCAAAGCAAGCTCGCCAATGTGATGTTTGCCTTGGAACTGAATCAGCGGCTGCAGGCCTCCGGAAGTGCGGTGCGATCCCTCGCGGCCCACCCCGGACTGGCACGCACCAACCTGCAACCGGTGTCGGTGGCTGCCACGGGAGCCTGGCAGGAAGCCCTGGCCTATCGGCTGATGGATCCTCTCTTCCAAAGCGCTGCGCAAGGAGCCCTGCCCCAGCTTTATGCCGCCACGGCAAGCGATGCCCAGGGCGGTGAGCACTACGGCCCAAGCCAGTTGGGCGGAATGCGCGGTGCTCCCAAACAACAGCCGGTGGCCCGTGCCGCCAAGGATCAAAGCCAGCGGCAACGCCTCTGGACAGTGAGCGAATCACTGACTGAACACCACAGCGCTGCCGTGTGAGACCAACGACGATGGAAAGGGGAAATGCTGGCCGCGATCGCCAGCTGAAACTGCTGGAGCAACTGCAACGGTCTGACCAGGAAATGACAGGCCAGCAGCTTCATCGCTGCCTCCAAGACAAACCTGGGGCGATGGGCCTGGCCACGGTGTACCGGAACCTGCGCCAACTGCAGCGCCAAGGGAAAGTGCGCTGTCGTCATCTGCCCACGGGTGAAGCTCTTTATGCACCAGTGGAGCGAGATCATCATCACCTCACCTGTGTGGACTGCGGCAAGACCGAACGTCTTGAGCACTGCCCGATCCATGGCCTGAACGTGGAGGCTCCGGAAGCAGACGATTTCGATGTGATCTTCCACACCCTGGAATTTTTCGGGCTCTGTCACAGCTGCCGCGACAGTCGCTGAGAACCCAGTGGAACGCTCAATTCAAGTGGGCGATACTGGGATCGAACCAGTGACAATCTCCTTGTAAGGGAGGTGCTCTACCGCTGAGCTAATCGCCCGAAGTTGAGATTCTGCCTGATCGCGGCAGGCTGGGTCACGGATGAAACACTGCGATGGCTTTGGGCCGGGACCATGACCGCGCCACGCTGATCGGCTGTGTCCCCGCTGGCCTGCTCGCGGGGTTCTGGTTGGGCTGGAGTCTGGGCGTGCTCACCGCCGCGGCCTTCGCCTGGGGAGGACTCTGGCTCTCTCCCGATCTCGACACTCGCTCCAGGGCCCTGAAGCGGTGGGGCCCCCTGGGCTGGATCTGGCGTCCCTACCGGACGCTGATCCCGCATCGATCGCTGTTCTCCCATGGCCCTTTGATCGGCACCGGGCTTCGGCTGACCTGGATGCAGACCGTTGTGATGATGGCTTGGTTCGGACTCAGCGCCCTTCCCGGCTGGTCTTACCCAACACCCAGCGAGGGACTTCCGGTGGTTCTTGCATGGCTGCAGAAGCATCCCGGCCCCCTGCTGGCCGTTCTGCTGGGGCTGGAAACCAGTGTTTGGCTGCATCTGATCCTCGACGGTGATCCTCTGCCCGCTGAATGGCCCCGACGCTGGCCGCACAGACGGCGCCGGTGAGAGGGTGGCGCCAGACGCCGACAGACTCCATGGCCCAGCACGCCACGGTTCCTGGTGATCAGGATCCCCTGCGCTACCTCGAAAGCGTGGTGGCACGCCTGCGGGATCCAGTGAACGGGTGCCCCTGGGACCTAGAGCAGACCCATGCCTCCCTGGTGCCCTATGTGCTGGAGGAAGCCCATGAGGTGGCTGACGCCATCCGCCATGGCGACGACCGGCATCTGAAAGAAGAACTGGGCGATCTTCTGCTGCAAGTGGTGCTGCACGCCCGCATTGGTGAAGAAGACAACCGCTTTGATCTCGATGCAATCGCCACGGCCATCAGCGACAAACTGATCCGCCGCCATCCCCACGTGTTCGGCGAGGCCAGAGCGGAAAGCAGTGAGGCCGTGCGCTTGAGCTGGGAGGCCATCAAGGCCGCAGAACGGGCGGAACAAACGGGAGGGGAGCAATCCTCCAACCCGCTGAGCGATCAACTGGCCGGCAAGGTGCGAGGGCAACCGGCCTTGGCCGCTGCCATGACCATCTCGCGCAAGGCCGCCAAGGCCGGTTTCGAGTGGGATGCCATCGACGGCGTCTGGGGGAAGGTGCAGGAGGAGCTCGACGAGCTCAAGGACGCCATCGCCTCGGGAGATCGCCGCCATGCTCAAGATGAGCTCGGCGATGTGCTGTTCACCCTGGTGAATGTGGCCCGCTGGTGCGGCCTTGATCCCGAGGAAGGACTGGCCGCAACCAATCACCGCTTCCTGGATCGTTTCTCCCGGGTTGAGAGCGCCCTGAACGGAGATCTGCAAGGCCGGAGCATCCAGGAGCTCGAAGAGCTGTGGCAGCAAGCGAAGGCTGCGATCCGTGCTGAAAGCGCTCAGTCGTCTTAATCACCCCTGAATCTGGCAGCCACATCATTCAAAAAATATTTTGTGGTGATGAACCCGCGCCTGTACGGCTTCTGGCCTGTCCTTAGTGCTGGCTTGGTGGGCGCTCTGCTCATGGCCTGCAACCAGACGAACACTCCGAAAGCGGATGGCTGCGATCCATCCGTGGACACCATCACCCTCCCAGATGATCGCGGCCGCCTCTGCGGCCGCCGCATGGAAAACCCCCAGGGTGAGAGCTCCCATGCCTACCTGGGCATTCCCTTTGCAGAAGCTCCCGTCGGACCTCGACGCTGGGCTCCCCCGGTGGCCAAAGCGAGTCTGGGAAAAGATCTGTTCCAGGCCATTCGCTTCGGCAATGCCTGCATCCAGCCCTCGGGAGCCCTCAAGGGCTACTCAGGGTCAGAGGACTGCCTGTTCCTGAATGTCTACAAACCGAAGACATCCGGCAGTGATCCACTTCCAGTGATGGTTTACATCCCTGGTGGCGGATTCATTGCATCCCAGAGCCCAGTTGAACTGAACGGCACGGCATTCGCCAATCGGGGCGTGATCGTGGTGACTACCCATTACCGCCTGGGTTCGTTGGGATTCATGCGCTACATGAACGGGAACGAGGCCATCGAGGGGAATTTCGGCATCCAGGACCAGCAACTGGCGATGCAATGGGTGAAAAACAACATCAGTGCCTTCGGAGGAGATCCCGACAAAATCACCCTGTTCGGAGAAAGCGCCGGCGCAATGTCGGTGGGCCTGCATCTGTTCTCCATCCCCAGCAGCGGCAATCTTTTTCGTGCCGCCATCATGGAATCCAACATTTACGGAATCCGATACAACACGGCGCAGACTGCCTCCAAAGCAGGCCAAAGCTTTGTCAATCTCCTCTGCAGCAGTTATCAACCCGACAACTGCGCCGCAGACGGGGCTTGGCTGCGCAGCCTAACCACCGAACAAATCGCCCAAGCAGAACTCCTCACCCTGCCCTCTGGAGGAATGCCAGGGCTCATCACCCAAGTTCTGACTGAAGGAACAGTCCCCTGGTTGCCAGTGGTGAACGTCGCTCCGATTCTCGAGCAACCCAATCAGGGCTACAGCGAAGGTGTTGAAGCCAAGCCCTACGTGTTCGGTGTGAATCGCGATGAGGGTGCCTTTTTCCTGGCGGAGTCCAACTCACTCACGCCAGAGCAATACCGGCAGATCCTCAGCAAGAGATTTACGCCCGCGCAACGCCAGAAGATTCTCAACTACCGCGAAAACGGTCGCTTGCTCTACGCCCCCGAAGCCTATGAGCCGCGGCCTGCCGGTGGTCTGACCCCGGCGAGTATCGCCCTGGCCAGGCTTCAGACTGATCTGATGGCAGCAGCACCCAATCTGCAGGTGGCGGCCAAAGTGCATCAGCAACACCAAGCGAACGACATCCCGCAGTACGGCTACCACTTCACTTATCGCGCCAGCTTCGACTTCAATGGCTTTCTGCGCTGCAGCGAAGCAGCTGACATGGTCTGCCACACCGATGAAATTCCCTTCGCGTGGGCAGACCTGGTGAGGAAAAACGCTGAGGGAGGGACTATCCCCGTCAGTGACCCACCGCCATCAGACGCTGACAAAACCTTGGCTGCAACCATGAACGCGGCCTGGGCCGGCTTCGCCAAGGATCCACTCAGCGGCTGGGGACATCCCCGCTTCGACGGCACACCCAGCAGCGATGTGGTGGTCTGGAACAACCCTGTGGGCCAGGGCATGCTGATGCCCGAAGCCCGTTACGCCTTCTGGAAGCCGATGTTGCTTCCCTGATGGCGCCAAAGACCTCTGTCTGGGTTGACGCGTCAACCCAGCTCCTTTTGGAGAAAGGCGATCACGTCCCCCCAGGCTTGGTCTGAACACTGGGGGTCCCAGCGTTCACCGTCATCACGCATGAAGGTGTGATTCGCCTCATAGAGACGGGTTGTCTGCCGCAGGCCAGGCACTGCAGCGAACGCAGCGAGGATCGCCTCGCGGGCCGGCTCCGGCACATGGGGGTCGAGGCTGCCAAAGATCGTGAGCAAGGCCCCCTGGATCTCAGCAGCACGCTGGAGGGAATCGGCACGATCTGAACCCAGCACACCATCGTGGAGCCCCGTGGGGTAGATGCAGGTTGTGGCCCGCACTTGAGGCCGCAGGGCGGCTCGAAAGGCCAGGTGCCCACCGATACAGAAGCCCACAGCTCCCAGACGGGCACCATCGACGGCGGCCTGATCCGTGAGCCAATCGAGAACAGCAGCAGCGTCCGCATCAAACGCTGCTGTGGAGGTGTTTCTGGCGTTGTCATTCCCCCGCAGCCGACCCGTGGCATCGGGCTTGATCACCGCGCCGATCGGTTCACGGCGGTGGAAGATCTCAGGAGCGGCCACCACGTAGCCGTAACCCGCTAAACGATCCGCCAAGCGCGTGATCGGATCACCAAGCTGATAAATATCCGAGTAGAACAGCACCCCAGGCCGGCGACCTACAGGCTGGGGCTGTGCGACATAGAGGCGCATCAAGCTCCCATCCACAGTCAGGCCGATGGTGTCGCGACGGATCTGCACACTGCGGCTGGCCGATGACTGGACCGTAGGCCGGGTTGATGCTCGGTGGGATCAGAAATGCGGGTTAACGGATCTTGCTTGGGAACCCCAGAGAGCACGCTTGACCTGATCGGCTTCCCTGATCAGCAATTGCGCTTGAGCTCGCGTGAAGCAGCACCTGGCCCTCTCCTCGATCAGCAGCAGATCTAGGAGGTCATCCACCGGCCGCCTATTCATCGCATTGACCATGCCTAACCCTGTAACCATTAAGAGCTTAACCAGTTCATAACTAACAATCCATCGGTGAATTCACTCAGTCGTCCGCGGATGGGCGCGCTTGTCGGCGGCGCTTGAGCTCGCTGCGCCGGCCCTTGGCATCGAGCCGACGTTTCACGGCTGCACGCCCAGGACGGGTGGCACGGCGTTGGGGCGGAGGGGGCTTCAACCCTTCCCGCAACCAATCCGCCAGACGTGCCATCGCCCGCTGACGGTTTTGCCACTGCGATCGCTCCTCAGCGACCACAACCCTGAGGCAACCATCCTCCAGACGGGACGCCAACTGCTCCCTCAACCGCGCCTTCCGAAAAGGTCCGAGCACCCGGGAACCTTCCACATCAAATCGAAGCTCAACTCTTGAGTCGGTGGTGTTGACCCCCTGCCCTCCTGGACCGGATGCACGGGAGAAGCGCCACTGCAGTTCGGCAGCTGGAATCACCAAGCGTTCATTGATCCGCAGCTCCTGAACCAAAGCAACTGGCCTCTTGATTTACAGGCCCAAATTGTTTCTCAGAAGATCGAGCTTGGGATCACCACCGCCACCGCGCAGATGCTCCGGGAGTCTGTAGTCAATGGCATCCCAGACGGGGATTTGCAGATAGTCCGCAAGACCACTGGCATCCCTGCGAATCGCTGAGAGGGCACCGTGATCGGTCACATTGCTGCGACTGCCATCCCGGAACACCAGATTCAACTCGTAACTGTGATAGTTGGAATCGTTCCCCCGCACGGTTTCACGCAGCAACTGCAACGCGTGCACCTCACGGATCGAGTAATTCTTCGCTCGCACCCTGCACTGGCCCGACGTTCGATCAAAACTGGCCTCATGAGCCCGCGCTTGTTTCAGCATCAGGCCTCCACCCACAGCAAACGCCAGCGGCACCAGCACCCCCGCTGAGAACGGAATACCATTCCCAACGCTCATCACCAGCATTGCCACCGCAACACCCACTCCGCCAACGAGGAACAACAGGCAGAACGCCAACATGGCGGGGGTGGTCCGAAAGGTGACAGAGGAACTCATTAGCCCGCTTTTCAACAGCAAGCGATGGGTGCAAAAGTTATTTCCGCCATGCACAACAGGCGTCCAGTTCGTGCGCAGCGCCACTGGATCGTCAAAGCGAAGTGGGTCCAGACACTCCCTGGTGTCCTTGAAAATCGATAAAAACCGCTGGACAACACCCACAACACTGCCGGAGTCGTTGGCGTCAGTCTGCAGCAGCCGCGGCTCAGGCATGGCAAACCCGTCGTGCCCTTAGCTGGAATCAGGAAACCTTGGGCGCCACATCATGAGCGAAGCCCCCTCAACTGCATGCGACTGGATCGACGAACACCACAACGGGGTGCGCTACGGACTTCAGGGCGAAGTGATCGTGGACGAACAAAGCGCGATCCAGCGGATCACGGTGATCCATAGCAATCGCTACGGAAACGGGCTCCTCCTCGATGGCTGCTGGATGACAGCCGAACATCAGGAGCGCCACTATCACGAGCCCCTGGTTCATCCCGCCCTTTGTGCAGCCAGCTCGATCGATCGAATCCTGGTGATTGGCGGCGGCGATGGCGGAACGGCCCGTGAATGCCTGCGTCATCGCGAGGTGAAGCACGTCGATCTCGTTGAAATTGATGGTCGCGTTGTTGAGCTCAGCCAGAAACATCTGGCGGCGATCGGCGGTGGATGCTGGAGCGACCCGCGTTTTCAGCTCACCGTGGGAGATGGAATCGCCTGGGTGAGTCAGGCTTCAGACGCCAGCTACGACGTGGTGCTGGTGGATGGTTCCGATCCAGCGGGGCCGGCGGAGGGGCTGTTCAACCGCAGCTTCTTCCAGCACTGCCGCCGCATTCTCAAGCCCGGTGGAGTGTTTGCAACCCAAAGCGAATCACCGGAAGCGTTCCGCGCGGTTCACATCGACACCGTGCGCATGCTGCGTGAGGTCTTCGGTTATGCGGACCCTCTCTATGGCTGGGTCCCCATGTACCCCAGCGGCTGGTGGAGCTGGACCTTCGCGGCTAGCGACGGTCCCCGCTACCGCAGTCCCGATCCCGCACGCGCCGCAGCGATCTGCGATGGCTGTGACATCTGGAGCCCACGTTGGCAAATGGGAGCGTTTGAGGCCATCCCCGCCAGCATCGAAAGGGAGCTCGCCGCATGACGACAAACCGATTGCAGGCCTTCGACGCTGAGGAGATGTTTGACCAAGACGGAGCGATTTTCATGGGCGCTCGCCGCGATCCAGCCGGCTGTCAGGTCGGTGTGTTCGGCGTGCCCTATGACGGCACCACATCATTTCGCCCTGGAACCCGATTCGGCCCTGCAGCGATTCGCGAGGTCAGCCCCGGTCTGGAGACGTACTGCCCGCAGCTCGATCGAGACCTCGACACCCTGGCCTACGCCGATCTCGGCGCGCTCAACATCGCCTTCGGAGCACCCGAGCCTGTAGTGGAAGCTGTTGAACGGGCAACGGCAACAATTCTTGCCCTGGGCCTCAAACCGCTGATGCTCGGTGGGGAGCATTCCATCAGTTCCGGCGCCGTCGCAGCTGTGGCCAAAGACCATCCTGATCTGGTGCTGGTGCAACTCGATGCCCATGCAGACCTGAGGCAGAGCTGGCTCGGCGCAAGGCACAGCCATGCCTGCGCCATGCGCCGCTGCTTGGACGTGCTGCCGAGCGGCGATCTGCTGCAGATCGCCATCCGCAGCGGAACGGCCGAGGAATTCTCAGAACTGCATCGCAGTGGCCGCTTGATTCCACTGCATCAGATGAGCCAAAAGCTCAGCGATCTGCGCGGACGGCCGATCTACCTCACCGTGGATCTCGATTGGTTCGACCCTGCGGTGATGCCTGGCACCGGAACACCAGAACCCGGGGGTTTCACCTGGGCTGAATTCGCTGCTCTGATCAATGAGCTGCAGCATCACCACCTGGTGGGAGCGGATGTTGTTGAACTCGCCCCTCAACTCGATCCGAGCGGCATTAGCAGTGTGCTGGCTGCCAAGGTCACCCGAAGCTTGCTGCTGCTGATGGCTCAATAAAAGTGAGCCGCATCCATGCGCTGTTCTCTCAGCCTGGCGTGCTGCCGGCCCAACAAGGTGAGCACCAGGGTCGGGTGTTGATGGATCAACTCCATAAAGCTGTTGCGATCCAACGAGAAGGCATGAATCGGCGTGATGGCCGTCGCTGTTCGGCTGTGTCTCTGCCTCTCACCAATGAGATCTTCAAAGAAAAACACCTCACCACCTCCGTAGCGCAGTCGATCGCGCCCCCCACTCGACAACTCAACAAAACCGCGTTCAATCGCGTAGATCGACCTGGCAGGAGTCCCACGACCGAACAGCAAACTTCCGGTTGGAAGGATCAATTGATCGTGATTGCGATGCTCGGCGATTAGCTGCACAGCCGTCGGCATTGTGGTCGTCGCTGGCAACAGACTCGTTTAGATGATTTTTTATTCTCTAATAGAGACGCAAAAGGTAGATGTTGTCAAAAAGACAATTATCCATTCCTTAAAGCAAACCTGAAGCATTGATCGATAACGCTTCCCCCTCAACGGAAGCGCCAAGGTCAAGCTGGCGGTCACCCCTGGGAAGGTGGGCTTTTCCAGGCTCCAGCTCAGGCAGGGATGGCCGTTGTGCCGTCCAGTGGTGGCACCAAACCAGCCGCGCCAGCTCGGCATGCACAGGCAGATGACGCAAGCGGCACCAACCTCCTTGATGGGTCGTTGGCGCAGCGCAATGCGCGCAAGACTGGCAGGTTGATGACGGCAGAATCACACCTACCAGAAGGAGAGCTAAAGATAAGGACGCTTATGAAAGCGGTCCAGCAAAAGAGGACAATCTGCGGCTTTACTTCCACTTCCTACGCAATTCCGTAGGCCTCCATAGGATTCGGCGCACCCTCCCTCTAAACGTTCAACAGGCATGGATCTGCACCACACCCCGCTCCATGACCTCTGCATCACAACAGGCGGCCGCATGGTGCCGTTCGCTGGCTGGGAGATGCCCGTTCAATTTTCCGGCCTGATCAGTGAGCACACAGCGGTGCGACAGAGGGTGGGACTCTTCGACATCTCCCACATGGGAGTGCTGCGCATCCAAGGCAGCAATCCCAAGGACGCCCTGCAAACCCTGGTACCGACCGACCTGCATCGCATTGGCCCCGGGCAGGCCTGTTATTCCGTGCTGCTAAACGAATCCGGAGGGATCCGCGACGACCTGATCATTTATGACCTGGGGGAGACGAACGCCGACCAGGGAGAAGCCAGTTTGATCGTGGTGATCAACGCCGCCTGCGCGGCTGCCGATTCCGCCTGGATCAGTGAACAGCTCACACCTCAGGGCCTACAGGTCACCGATGAGAAGGGCGATGGCGTTTTGCTGGCCCTGCAAGGCCCTGAAGCCATGGCACGGATGGAGCACCTCAGCAGAGTCGACCTGCAAAAGCTGCCCCGCTTTGCCCATCGCATGCTCGAACTCACGGGGTTGTCCCGTCCTGTGTTCTGTGCGCGAACCGGATACACCGGTGAAGACGGTGTGGAGCTGCTGCTCGCACGTGACGATGGGCGGAACCTCTGGAACCACCTGATTGCTGAAGGGGTGACCCCCTGCGGCCTTGGTGCAAGGGACACCCTTCGCCTCGAGGCAGCCATGCATCTTTATGGCCAAGACATGGACGCTGGCACCACGCCATTCGAAGCGGGCCTGGGCTGGCTCGTGCACCTGGAGATGCCCACGGCCTTCACCGGCCGTGCGGCACTCGAGCGCGCTGCGGAAAGCGGACCATCCCGGCGACTGGTGGGCCTGAAGTTGAAAGGGCGCGCCATTGCTCGCCACGGTTACCCGGTGATCCACAACGGCGAACAGGCCGGAACGATCACCAGCGGCAGCTGGTCACCCACCCTCCAGGAAGCGATTGCCCTTGCTTACGTTCCGACCAACTTGGCCAAGGTGGGGCAGGAGCTTGGCGTCGAGATCCGCGGCCAGCTTCATGCGGCCACGGTCGTCAGGCGTCCTTTTTACCGCCATCCCTGAGGAAACCTGGGCTGTGGGAAAATCTCCTGTCACGAGATGAGAGATCCCATGCGCAGCAACGGTTGCGGCGACCTGCGCAAACAGCACATCGACGACACCGTGCAGCTCTGCGGATGGGTGGATCGCCGACG
The sequence above is a segment of the Synechococcus sp. PROS-7-1 genome. Coding sequences within it:
- a CDS encoding 2OG-Fe(II) oxygenase translates to MAFFDRRKDLQRPGVAFGPGGGDEPAKVSTDISLVAIDRSDPDAYALSEVIVRGVTAALAQYLKERSLFRAVCPDQELFVMPIFNLQRYAPGEGFRQWHCDWTISDEATEPVHRVLAWILYCDNVPDAGTEFHWQHHHEVAERGKLVIFPAGPSHIHRGRVNTTASKTIATGWINAGSYQAFLARLSRS
- a CDS encoding protein phosphatase; this translates as MGLPDSDQLQGTLVDFALGELVRHNRESFQPLWTVDSWAKLMIWLALNCGLSGDSESLEHFAAALGERITSRLRRTFFERELADLDLQVLADPAEQQVLLLSQDPGNPAILAPDRLMRALERVSLTPRVVQDQGRWQQLEAVVAIPWEICRD
- a CDS encoding oxidoreductase — encoded protein: MGWTTEDMPDQRGRVALVTGANSGLGLETTRALIGRGCTVLMACRSARKGEAARAQLLEAGAAGLDLLELDLSDLNSVSRCARDVADRYGRLDLLINNAGLMAPPRMLSRQGYELQFGVNHLGHFALTQALLPLMNDRPQARIVTVTSGAQYFGVMAWEDLQGEQRYDRWKAYSQSKLANVMFALELNQRLQASGSAVRSLAAHPGLARTNLQPVSVAATGAWQEALAYRLMDPLFQSAAQGALPQLYAATASDAQGGEHYGPSQLGGMRGAPKQQPVARAAKDQSQRQRLWTVSESLTEHHSAAV
- a CDS encoding transcriptional repressor, whose amino-acid sequence is MERGNAGRDRQLKLLEQLQRSDQEMTGQQLHRCLQDKPGAMGLATVYRNLRQLQRQGKVRCRHLPTGEALYAPVERDHHHLTCVDCGKTERLEHCPIHGLNVEAPEADDFDVIFHTLEFFGLCHSCRDSR
- a CDS encoding metal-binding protein codes for the protein MALGRDHDRATLIGCVPAGLLAGFWLGWSLGVLTAAAFAWGGLWLSPDLDTRSRALKRWGPLGWIWRPYRTLIPHRSLFSHGPLIGTGLRLTWMQTVVMMAWFGLSALPGWSYPTPSEGLPVVLAWLQKHPGPLLAVLLGLETSVWLHLILDGDPLPAEWPRRWPHRRRR
- the mazG gene encoding nucleoside triphosphate pyrophosphohydrolase, whose translation is MAQHATVPGDQDPLRYLESVVARLRDPVNGCPWDLEQTHASLVPYVLEEAHEVADAIRHGDDRHLKEELGDLLLQVVLHARIGEEDNRFDLDAIATAISDKLIRRHPHVFGEARAESSEAVRLSWEAIKAAERAEQTGGEQSSNPLSDQLAGKVRGQPALAAAMTISRKAAKAGFEWDAIDGVWGKVQEELDELKDAIASGDRRHAQDELGDVLFTLVNVARWCGLDPEEGLAATNHRFLDRFSRVESALNGDLQGRSIQELEELWQQAKAAIRAESAQSS
- a CDS encoding carboxylesterase family protein, which translates into the protein MNPRLYGFWPVLSAGLVGALLMACNQTNTPKADGCDPSVDTITLPDDRGRLCGRRMENPQGESSHAYLGIPFAEAPVGPRRWAPPVAKASLGKDLFQAIRFGNACIQPSGALKGYSGSEDCLFLNVYKPKTSGSDPLPVMVYIPGGGFIASQSPVELNGTAFANRGVIVVTTHYRLGSLGFMRYMNGNEAIEGNFGIQDQQLAMQWVKNNISAFGGDPDKITLFGESAGAMSVGLHLFSIPSSGNLFRAAIMESNIYGIRYNTAQTASKAGQSFVNLLCSSYQPDNCAADGAWLRSLTTEQIAQAELLTLPSGGMPGLITQVLTEGTVPWLPVVNVAPILEQPNQGYSEGVEAKPYVFGVNRDEGAFFLAESNSLTPEQYRQILSKRFTPAQRQKILNYRENGRLLYAPEAYEPRPAGGLTPASIALARLQTDLMAAAPNLQVAAKVHQQHQANDIPQYGYHFTYRASFDFNGFLRCSEAADMVCHTDEIPFAWADLVRKNAEGGTIPVSDPPPSDADKTLAATMNAAWAGFAKDPLSGWGHPRFDGTPSSDVVVWNNPVGQGMLMPEARYAFWKPMLLP
- a CDS encoding dienelactone hydrolase family protein produces the protein MQIRRDTIGLTVDGSLMRLYVAQPQPVGRRPGVLFYSDIYQLGDPITRLADRLAGYGYVVAAPEIFHRREPIGAVIKPDATGRLRGNDNARNTSTAAFDADAAAVLDWLTDQAAVDGARLGAVGFCIGGHLAFRAALRPQVRATTCIYPTGLHDGVLGSDRADSLQRAAEIQGALLTIFGSLDPHVPEPAREAILAAFAAVPGLRQTTRLYEANHTFMRDDGERWDPQCSDQAWGDVIAFLQKELG
- the arfB gene encoding alternative ribosome rescue aminoacyl-tRNA hydrolase ArfB — translated: MVQELRINERLVIPAAELQWRFSRASGPGGQGVNTTDSRVELRFDVEGSRVLGPFRKARLREQLASRLEDGCLRVVVAEERSQWQNRQRAMARLADWLREGLKPPPPQRRATRPGRAAVKRRLDAKGRRSELKRRRQARPSADD
- the speE gene encoding polyamine aminopropyltransferase, translating into MSEAPSTACDWIDEHHNGVRYGLQGEVIVDEQSAIQRITVIHSNRYGNGLLLDGCWMTAEHQERHYHEPLVHPALCAASSIDRILVIGGGDGGTARECLRHREVKHVDLVEIDGRVVELSQKHLAAIGGGCWSDPRFQLTVGDGIAWVSQASDASYDVVLVDGSDPAGPAEGLFNRSFFQHCRRILKPGGVFATQSESPEAFRAVHIDTVRMLREVFGYADPLYGWVPMYPSGWWSWTFAASDGPRYRSPDPARAAAICDGCDIWSPRWQMGAFEAIPASIERELAA